From a region of the Falco peregrinus isolate bFalPer1 chromosome 5, bFalPer1.pri, whole genome shotgun sequence genome:
- the LOC114012153 gene encoding zinc finger protein LOC728743 homolog, producing MTDLASPMGESPFAFPGGEEGLGDEKALVIHSQAEEEAEKEFKCILCGECFGQQPSLARHQKHHAGERTFICAECGKAFSLKHNLIIHQRIHTGERPYQCGVCQKSFSLKQNLLTHQRIHSGEKPFSCQRCGKRFREQRFLLNHQRTHAEDRPGTTTDTDVQPGGSRSPEPHEAAGGPFACARCGKSFGCRSSLAMHQRSHGGERPFTCPDCGKTFSQKGSLRIHRRTHTRNDSCDCQSRAGPQQLPAPCHILQGWSCTTGHEEEEAVARPGCTESPQWRRNHTK from the exons ATGACAGACCTGGCTTCGCCCATGGGCGAGAGCCCCTTCGCCTTCCCAGGCGGcgaggaggggctgggggacgAGAAGGCGCTGGTGATCCAcagccaggcagaggaggaggcgGAGAAGGAGTTCAAGTGCATCCTCTGCGGGGAATGCTTCggccagcagcccagccttgcCCGACACCAGAAGCACCACGCTGGGGAACGCACCTTCATCTGTGCCGAGTGTGGCAAAGCCTTCAGCCTCAAGCACAACCTCATCATCCACCAGCGCATCCACACTGGGGAGCGTCCCTACCAGTGCGGCGTCTGCCAGAAGAGCTTCAGCCTCAAGCAGAACCTGCTCACCCACCAGCGCATCCACAGCGGTGAGAAGCCCTTCTCCTGTCAGCGCTGCGGGAAGCGCTTCCGTGAGCAGCGCTTCCTCCTCAACCACCAGCGCACCCATGCCGAGGACCGGCCTGGCACCACCACTGACACGGATGTCCAGCCCGGCGGCAGCCGCTCACCAGAGCCTCATGAGGCAGCCGGCGGCCCCTTCGCCTGTGCCCGGTGTGGGAAGAGCttcggctgcaggagcagcctggcCATGCACCAGCGCAGCCATGGTGGGGAGCGGCCCTTCACCTGCCCCGACTGCGGCAAGACCTTCAGCCAAAAGGGCTCCCTGAGGATCCACCGGCGCACCCACACCA GAAATGACAGCTGTGACTGCCAGAGCAGAGCCGgacctcagcagctgccagccccatgccacatcctgcagggatggagctgcACCACCGGGCatgaagaggaggaggcagtGGCTCGCCCCGGCTGCAcggagagcccccagtggcgcaGAAATCACAcgaaataa